From the Budorcas taxicolor isolate Tak-1 chromosome 1, Takin1.1, whole genome shotgun sequence genome, one window contains:
- the CFAP100 gene encoding cilia- and flagella-associated protein 100 isoform X6 produces the protein MSENLPPVVSKSVTFNKHGPESMDNSSSVTEEKKKRAKKGKASKNVPDQPANPFHMSGDVDFFLLREQERNKSLLDREQKKQLRVHEKMTYSSKVSAKHTSLRRELQLEDETQDQEERAEQLRSFHEQVAWKLAMTREKKLDPSNINSYVDQNRQMFLIQYALDMKRSEIQRLERLAAQEEAELERAEKFLEKDAALFDEFLRENDRSSVQALRTADKESKAKMEKILEIRELTTQIMNIKSEISKFEDTLQQYKVYRDFLYKLSPREWLEQQEKKRSALRQAKEVVEAFKERLLLSSVGDKGLETKGKLSSREGQSPRRPAKLLQVMRLHQALSTTASQQQGTLPSVPSGVESKRKELLGLAALRWELRFILTRVRGTDWAWCDHWGLRGGWSHGLGCLGTEDGTRAGWGGAPGPDPVSPQVQLHPPCAGRPRQRQWRGAGAILHRSAAAPRHLHKAGGAEPVPSPEHPGDGGGPGGAELHPEEHTDPHQ, from the exons CGTCCAAGAATGTTCCTGACCAGCCAGCGAATCCTTTCCACATGTCCGGGGACGTGGACTTCTTCTTGCTCAGAGAACAGGAGCGGAACAAGTCTCTCTTG GACCGTGAGCAGAAGAAGCAGCTGCGGGTGCATGAGAAGATGACCTACTCGTCTAAGGTGTCTGCCAAGCACACCAGCCTGCGCCGCGAGCTGCAGCTGGAGGACGAGACACAGGACCAGGAGGAGCGGGCTGAGCAGCTGCGTAGCTTCCACGAGCAGGTGGCCTGGAAGCTCGCCATGACCCGAG AAAAGAAGCTGGACCCCAGCAACATCAACAGCTATGTGGACCAGAACCGGCAGATGTTTCTCATCCAG TACGCCCTGGATATGAAGAGGAGCGAGATCCAGCGCCTGGAGAGGCTGGCAGCCCAGGAGGAAGCTGAGCTGGAGCGGGCGGAGAAGTTCCTGGAGAAGGACGCAGCCCTGTTCGATGAGTTTCTCAGGGAGAACGACCGCAGCTCCGTGCAGGCGCTGAGAAC GGCTGACAAAGAGTCCAAAGCCAAGATGGAAAAGATCCTGGAGATTCGTGAGCTGACCACCCAGATCATGAACATCAAGAG CGAAATCTCCAAGTTTGAGGACACGCTGCAGCAGTACAAGGTCTACAGGGACTTCCTGTACAAGCTGTCGCCCAGGGAGTGGCTGGAGCAGCAGGAGAAGAAGCGCTCTGCTCTCAGACAGGCCAAGGAGGTGGTGGAGGCCTTCAAGGAGAGGCTGCTGCTGTCCTCGGTGGGGGACAAAG GACTGGAGACCAAGGGCAAGCTGAGCTCCAGAG AGGGGCAGAGCCCCAGGAGGCCTGCCAAGCTCCTGCAAGTGATGCGGCTGCACCAGGCACTGTCCACCACTGCCAGCCAGCAGCAGGGCACCCTGCCCAGCGTGCCCAGTGGGGTGGAGTCCAAAAG GAAGGAGCTGCTGGGGCTGGCAGCGTTGAGGTGGGAGCTGCGCTTTATTCTAACTAGAGTGAGAGGGACTGACTGGGCATGGTGTGACCACTGGGGGCTGAGAGGAGGCTGGAGCCATGGCCTCGgctgcctggggacagaggaTGGGACGAGGGCTGGTTGGGGAGGTGCCCCAGGCCCCGACCCCGTGTCCCCGCAGGTCCAGCTCCACCCTCCCTGTGCAGGACGACCTCGACAGCGACAATGGCGAG GAGCTGGAGCTATACTTCACAGATCCGCAGCAGCTCCTCGACATCTTCACAAAGCTGGAGGAGCAGAACCTGTCCCTAGTCCAGAACacccaggagatggaggaggccCTGGAGGAGCTGAGCTTCACCCTGAAGAACACACAGACCCGCAT cagtag
- the CFAP100 gene encoding cilia- and flagella-associated protein 100 isoform X7, which produces MSENLPPVVSKSVTFNKHGPESMDNSSSVTEEKKKRAKKGKASKNVPDQPANPFHMSGDVDFFLLREQERNKSLLDREQKKQLRVHEKMTYSSKVSAKHTSLRRELQLEDETQDQEERAEQLRSFHEQVAWKLAMTREKKLDPSNINSYVDQNRQMFLIQYALDMKRSEIQRLERLAAQEEAELERAEKFLEKDAALFDEFLRENDRSSVQALRTADKESKAKMEKILEIRELTTQIMNIKSEISKFEDTLQQYKVYRDFLYKLSPREWLEQQEKKRSALRQAKEVVEAFKERLLLSSVGDKGLETKGKLSSREGQSPRRPAKLLQVMRLHQALSTTASQQQGTLPSVPSGVESKRKELLGLAALRWELRFILTRVRGTDWAWCDHWGLRGGWSHGLGCLGTEDGTRAGWGGAPGPDPVSPQVQLHPPCAGRPRQRQWRGAGAILHRSAAAPRHLHKAGGAEPVPSPEHPGDGGGPGGAELHPEEHTDPH; this is translated from the exons CGTCCAAGAATGTTCCTGACCAGCCAGCGAATCCTTTCCACATGTCCGGGGACGTGGACTTCTTCTTGCTCAGAGAACAGGAGCGGAACAAGTCTCTCTTG GACCGTGAGCAGAAGAAGCAGCTGCGGGTGCATGAGAAGATGACCTACTCGTCTAAGGTGTCTGCCAAGCACACCAGCCTGCGCCGCGAGCTGCAGCTGGAGGACGAGACACAGGACCAGGAGGAGCGGGCTGAGCAGCTGCGTAGCTTCCACGAGCAGGTGGCCTGGAAGCTCGCCATGACCCGAG AAAAGAAGCTGGACCCCAGCAACATCAACAGCTATGTGGACCAGAACCGGCAGATGTTTCTCATCCAG TACGCCCTGGATATGAAGAGGAGCGAGATCCAGCGCCTGGAGAGGCTGGCAGCCCAGGAGGAAGCTGAGCTGGAGCGGGCGGAGAAGTTCCTGGAGAAGGACGCAGCCCTGTTCGATGAGTTTCTCAGGGAGAACGACCGCAGCTCCGTGCAGGCGCTGAGAAC GGCTGACAAAGAGTCCAAAGCCAAGATGGAAAAGATCCTGGAGATTCGTGAGCTGACCACCCAGATCATGAACATCAAGAG CGAAATCTCCAAGTTTGAGGACACGCTGCAGCAGTACAAGGTCTACAGGGACTTCCTGTACAAGCTGTCGCCCAGGGAGTGGCTGGAGCAGCAGGAGAAGAAGCGCTCTGCTCTCAGACAGGCCAAGGAGGTGGTGGAGGCCTTCAAGGAGAGGCTGCTGCTGTCCTCGGTGGGGGACAAAG GACTGGAGACCAAGGGCAAGCTGAGCTCCAGAG AGGGGCAGAGCCCCAGGAGGCCTGCCAAGCTCCTGCAAGTGATGCGGCTGCACCAGGCACTGTCCACCACTGCCAGCCAGCAGCAGGGCACCCTGCCCAGCGTGCCCAGTGGGGTGGAGTCCAAAAG GAAGGAGCTGCTGGGGCTGGCAGCGTTGAGGTGGGAGCTGCGCTTTATTCTAACTAGAGTGAGAGGGACTGACTGGGCATGGTGTGACCACTGGGGGCTGAGAGGAGGCTGGAGCCATGGCCTCGgctgcctggggacagaggaTGGGACGAGGGCTGGTTGGGGAGGTGCCCCAGGCCCCGACCCCGTGTCCCCGCAGGTCCAGCTCCACCCTCCCTGTGCAGGACGACCTCGACAGCGACAATGGCGAG GAGCTGGAGCTATACTTCACAGATCCGCAGCAGCTCCTCGACATCTTCACAAAGCTGGAGGAGCAGAACCTGTCCCTAGTCCAGAACacccaggagatggaggaggccCTGGAGGAGCTGAGCTTCACCCTGAAGAACACACAGACCCGCAT tag